From Musa acuminata AAA Group cultivar baxijiao chromosome BXJ3-8, Cavendish_Baxijiao_AAA, whole genome shotgun sequence, one genomic window encodes:
- the LOC135646186 gene encoding uncharacterized protein At1g05835-like, with the protein MVLKLAPLLAVVFLLTSHGSAARCRDNKPRVQQTQVGFGEPPRFVVVVQNSCPMCPAVDVHINCGGFPQSLADPKVLMVIGYDDCVVNGGLPLAPLQKLSFNYTHERFGMSPKSWFLQCE; encoded by the exons ATGGTCCTCAAGTTGGCTCCTCTGCTTGCGGTCGTCTTCCTGCTAACCAGCCATG GATCGGCGGCGAGGTGCAGAGACAACAAGCCGAGGGTGCAGCAGACGCAGGTGGGCTTCGGCGAGCCGCCGAGGTTCGTGGTGGTGGTGCAGAACAGCTGCCCGATGTGCCCCGCCGTTGACGTGCACATCAACTGCGGCGGCTTCCCTCAGTCGCTTGCGGACCCGAAGGTGCTGATGGTGATCGGCTACGACGACTGCGTCGTCAACGGAGGACTGCCTCTGGCGCCGCTCCAGAAGCTCTCCTTCAACTACACCCACGAGAGGTTTGGCATGTCGCCCAAGTCTTGGTTCTTGCAGTGCGAGTGA
- the LOC103995731 gene encoding lysine histidine transporter 1-like codes for MGIQAPSLPEAYVRNQDKSEMEKSIDDWLPITSSRNAKWWYSAFHNVTAMVGAGVLSLPYAMSELGWGPGIAVLILSWVITLYTLWQMVEMHEMVPGKRFDRYHELGQHVFGEKLGLWIVVPQQLVVEVGVNIVYMVTGGKSLQKFHDVVCRDCKPIKLTHFIMVSASAHFVLSQLPNFNSISGVSLAAAVMSLSYSTIAWGASVDKGKQENVEYGYNSASTSGTVFNFLSALGNVAFAYAGHNVVLEIQATIPSTPEKPSKKSMWRGVIIAYIIVALCYFPVALVGYWAFGNAVADDILITLGKPRWLIAMANMMVVIHLMGSYQIYAMPVFDMIETVLVKKLHFPPGLSLRLIARSVYVAFTMFIGITFPFFNGLLGFFGGFAFAPTTYFLPCIIWLAIYKPRRFSFSWITNWICIILGVLLMILSSIGGLRQIIIDAKNYDFYS; via the exons ATGGGAATTCAAGCTCCATCTCTCCCGGAAGCCTATGTCAGAAACCAGGACAAG TCGGAGATGGAGAAGTCGATCGATGACTGGTTGCCTATCACATCGTCGAGGAACGCCAAGTGGTGGTACTCCGCcttccacaatgtcacggccatgGTGGGAGCTGGCGTCCTCAGCCTGCCCTATGCCATGTCGGAACTTGGATG GGGACCTGGCATCGCTGTGCTGATTCTGTCGTGGGTCATCACCCTGTATACTCTGTGGCAGATGGTGGAGATGCACGAGATGGTGCCGGGGAAGCGGTTCGATCGGTACCACGAGCTGGGGCAGCACGTCTTCGGCGAAAAGCTCGGCCTCTGGATCGTCGTCCCGCAGCAACTGGTCGTGGAGGTGGGCGTCAACATCGTCTACATGGTCACCGGGGGCAAATCCCTACAGAAGTTCCACGACGTCGTCTGCCGCGACTGCAAACCCATCAAGCTCACCCACTTCATCATGGTCTCCGCCTCCGCCCACTTCGTCCTATCCCAGCTGCCCAACTTCAACTCCATCTCCGGCGTCTCCTTGGCCGCTGCAGTCATGTCTCTCAG CTACTCCACCATTGCCTGGGGAGCATCCGTCGacaaggggaagcaggagaacgTGGAGTACGGATACAATTCCGCAAGCACGTCAGGCACCGTCTTCAACTTCTTGAGCGCACTGGGAAACGTCGCCTTCGCCTACGCTGGCCACAACGTGGTCTTGGAGATCCAAGCCACCATTCCTTCCACTCCCGAGAAGCCTTCCAAGAAATCCATGTGGAGGGGCGTCATCATCGCCTACATCATCGTAGCGCTCTGTTACTTCCCCGTCGCGCTCGTTGGCTACTGGGCATTCGGCAACGCCGTCGCCGACGACATCCTCATAACACTGGGGAAGCCTCGATGGCTGATCGCCATGGCCAACATGATGGTCGTCATCCATCTCATGGGCAGCTACCAG ATCTATGCCATGCCTGTCTTCGACATGATCGAAACGGTGCTCGTCAAGAAGCTTCATTTCCCGCCCGGTCTCTCTCTTCGCCTGATTGCACGCAGTGTATATGTTG CCTTCACAATGTTCATCGGTATTACCTTCCCATTCTTCAACGGACTGCTCGGATTCTTTGGTGGATTTGCATTTGCGCCAACCACATACTTC CTTCCTTGCATCATCTGGCTTGCCATTTACAAGCCTAGAAGATTCAGCTTCTCTTGGATCACTAACTGG ATCTGCATTATACTCGGAGTCCTGTTGATGATTTTGTCTTCCATTGGTGGACTTCGGCAGATCATCATAGATGCAAAGAACTACGATTTCTACTCGTAG
- the LOC103995732 gene encoding uncharacterized protein LOC103995732: MDLCLSTAVCHLSSGCRMLIRRTDLQKDSLTSSVLCSASKKRGFGNDTTKKEKSKNAKNLKESSHSTSETRNSASGELKTRSQKASQLTSGTSRNSSNAVLDQQFLEKVEAVRRSALEQKKAEENKNYQAIDYDASIEPEQNTIGLGTKVGVGAAVLVFGLVFAFGDFLPYGSVSPSEDASTIGKKLTEEEKSTFKTKLEEYKEILSKSPEDPTSLEGAVVTMEELGDYEQASSLLEKLTKERPNNADVYRLLGDVKFELKDYDGSASAYKNSLSASGIIDFEVLRGLTNSLLAAKKPGTAVQELLKYREQLNEKYLRSSNVAVDGKVNLDKENLNADPIQVDLLLGKAYSDWGRVSDAVVVYDQLISKHPDDFRGYLAKGIILKENGSVGDAERMFIQARFFAPEKVKALVDRYSGK, encoded by the exons ATGGATTTGTGCCTCTCCACAGCG GTTTGTCATCTGAGTTCTGGATGTAGAATGCTTATCAGAAGAACTGATTTGCAAAAGGACAGTCTGACTTCTAGTGTTCTCTGCTCAGCTTCAAAAAAACGTGGTTTTGGGAATGATACTACGAAGAAAGAAAAG AGCAAGAATGCGAAGAATCTGAAGGAGAGCAGTCATTCTACATCTGAAACAAG AAATTCTGCATCTGGAGAGCTCAAGACAAGAAGCCAAA AGGCATCTCAATTAACAAGCGGTACTAGTCGAAATTCGAGCAATGCTGTTTTAGATCAGCAATTTTTGGAGAAGGtagaagcagtaagaag GTCTGCACTTGAGCAGAAAAAAGCTGAGGAGAACAAAAATTACCAAGCAATAGACTATGATGCATCCATTGAACCAGAACAAAATACAATTGGATTGGGCACCAAG GTGGGTGTTGGGGCAGCTGTTTTGGTTTTTGGACTGGTTTTTGCTTTTGGAGACTTTCTTCCATATGGAAG TGTTAGCCCTAGTGAAGATGCTTCTACAATTGGGAAAAAACTCACAGAAGAAGAGAAATCAACATTTAAG ACCAAGCTTGAAGAGTACAAGGAAATACTTAGCAAATCACCTGAAGATCCTACATCTCTGGAG GGAGCTGTGGTTACTATGGAAGAATTAGGAGATTATGAGCAAGCATCATCTCTTCTTGAGAAATTGACCAAG GAAAGGCCTAATAATGCTGATGTCTATCGTTTACTGGGAGATGTAAAGTTTGAGCTCAAGGATTATGATGGAAGTGCTTCAGCGTACAAGAACTCTTTATCT GCTTCTGGTATCATTGACTTCGAAGTTCTTCGTGGGCTTACAAACTCATTGCTGGCTGCCAAGAAACCTGGCACG GCAGTTCAAGAACTTTTGAAGTACCGGGAACAATTGAATGAAAAGTACTTGAGAAGTTCTAATGTGGCTGTGGATGGAAAAGTTAACCTTGACAAAGAAAATCTTAATGCTGATCCAATTCAA GTTGATTTGCTTTTGGGAAAGGCTTATTCTGATTGGGGTCGCGTGAGTGATGCTGTGGTTGTTTACGATCAGCTCATTTCCAAGCATCCTGATGACTTTCGAGGTTACTTGGCAAAG GGAATCATATTGAAAGAAAATGGTAGTGTTGGTGATGCAGAAAGGATGTTTATACAA GCAAGATTCTTTGCACCTGAGAAGGTAAAGGCGCTTGTGGATCGTTATTCAGGAAAGTGA